Proteins co-encoded in one Novosphingobium sp. PP1Y genomic window:
- a CDS encoding glycoside hydrolase family 15 protein, which translates to MSSLELWPIGNCQVSGLIDESGAIVWGCVPRVDGDPTFCALLRGDEGQDAGTWRFELEEQVSISQHYMRNTPILVTRLEDVHGGVVEVIDFCPRFQRSGRTYRPVAYARIVRPVHGSPRIKVVLTPMSGYGAQLAHITHGSNHIRYLVERNTLRLTTDAPIGYVLDERYFRLERPMHFFLGPDEPFAGNVQHELETMCQLTEAYWANWVRGLATPMDWQDAVIRAAITLKLCQHEETGAIVAALTTSIPEAPNTQRNWDYRYCWIRDAYYTVQALNHLGALDVLEKYLAYLRNIVDDAEGGAIQPLYAVSGAKEIIEWEAKDLCGYRGMGPVRVGNAAYYQVQNDCYGQIVLPSIQAFSDRRLLRMANMDDFESLEEVGEMAWKTHDQPDAGLWELRTRTAVHTYSSVMSWAACDRLANAAQHLGLEDRHKLWRERADTIRRNIDEGAWYRLEGPDLDDGGAGGYYVASFGGDQLDASLLQMVELRFVHAADPRFQSTLQAVQKSLRRGEHMLRYANEDDFGLPETAFNICTFWLIEALHRSGQDEEARRLFEAMLGHRTKSGLLSEDMDFETSELWGNFPQTYSLVGIINCAGQLSRSWRDWR; encoded by the coding sequence ATGAGCTCGCTGGAACTGTGGCCGATCGGCAATTGCCAGGTCAGCGGTCTGATCGACGAATCCGGCGCCATCGTCTGGGGCTGCGTCCCGCGCGTCGACGGCGACCCGACCTTCTGCGCGCTGCTGCGCGGTGACGAAGGGCAGGACGCGGGCACCTGGCGCTTCGAGCTGGAGGAGCAGGTCTCCATCAGCCAGCACTACATGCGCAATACGCCGATACTGGTAACGCGGCTGGAGGACGTTCACGGCGGCGTCGTCGAAGTGATCGACTTCTGCCCGCGATTCCAGCGCTCGGGGCGCACCTACCGCCCGGTGGCCTATGCCCGCATCGTGCGCCCGGTCCACGGCTCGCCGCGCATCAAGGTCGTGCTCACGCCGATGAGCGGCTACGGCGCCCAGCTGGCCCACATCACCCATGGCTCCAACCACATCCGCTACCTGGTCGAACGCAACACCCTGCGCCTGACCACGGATGCGCCCATCGGCTATGTCCTCGACGAGCGCTACTTCCGCCTCGAGCGGCCGATGCACTTCTTCCTCGGCCCGGACGAACCCTTTGCCGGAAATGTCCAGCATGAGCTGGAAACCATGTGCCAGCTGACCGAGGCCTACTGGGCCAACTGGGTGCGCGGCCTTGCCACCCCGATGGACTGGCAGGATGCGGTGATCCGCGCCGCGATCACCCTCAAGCTGTGCCAGCACGAGGAAACCGGCGCGATCGTCGCCGCCCTCACCACGTCGATTCCCGAAGCGCCGAACACCCAGCGCAACTGGGACTACCGCTACTGCTGGATCCGCGACGCCTATTACACGGTGCAGGCGCTCAACCACCTGGGCGCGCTCGACGTGCTGGAGAAGTACCTCGCCTACTTGCGCAACATCGTCGACGATGCCGAGGGCGGCGCGATCCAGCCGCTCTACGCGGTCAGCGGCGCCAAGGAGATCATCGAGTGGGAGGCCAAGGACCTGTGCGGCTATCGCGGCATGGGCCCGGTGCGCGTGGGCAATGCCGCCTATTACCAGGTCCAGAACGACTGCTACGGCCAGATCGTCCTGCCATCGATCCAGGCTTTCTCCGACCGCCGGCTGCTGCGCATGGCGAACATGGACGATTTCGAAAGCCTGGAAGAAGTGGGCGAGATGGCGTGGAAGACCCACGACCAGCCCGACGCGGGCCTGTGGGAGCTGCGCACCCGCACCGCGGTCCATACTTATTCGAGCGTGATGAGCTGGGCCGCCTGCGACCGTCTTGCCAATGCCGCCCAGCATCTTGGCCTGGAAGACCGCCACAAGCTCTGGCGCGAACGGGCCGACACGATCCGCAGGAACATCGACGAAGGCGCCTGGTACAGGCTGGAAGGCCCCGACCTCGACGATGGCGGCGCGGGCGGATACTATGTCGCCAGTTTCGGCGGGGACCAGCTTGACGCCAGCCTGCTGCAGATGGTCGAGCTGCGTTTCGTCCATGCGGCCGATCCCAGGTTCCAGTCGACGCTGCAGGCGGTCCAGAAGTCCCTGCGCCGGGGCGAGCACATGCTGCGCTATGCCAACGAGGACGATTTCGGCCTGCCCGAGACGGCGTTCAACATCTGCACCTTCTGGCTGATCGAGGCTCTCCACCGCAGCGGCCAGGACGAAGAAGCCCGGCGACTGTTCGAGGCCATGCTTGGGCATCGCACCAAGTCGGGTCTTCTCTCGGAGGACATGGATTTCGAGACGAGCGAGCTGTGGGGGAACTTCCCCCAGACCTATTCGCTTGTCGGTATCATAAACTGCGCCGGGCAACTGTCGCGGTCTTGGCGGGACTGGCGCTGA
- the otsB gene encoding trehalose-phosphatase, translated as MTDESDSLKLALRGSSPDDLSQPPPLRLSSKAALFLDFDGTLVDITAHPDHVEVARALPGLIETLGEQLEGRLALVSGRALEALDRLLGPVDVAMAGSHGGEFRPCRNAEIHPLADPLPETIARPLGAFARDNGELLVEHKPFSMAVHYRGQPEMHAPLLALARDLAEAHGAGVKDGKMVVEVVMPGSDKGSAVARFMDMPRFAGSTPYFIGDDVTDEDAFKAVTAMGGEGILVGPMRQTAACWRLESVEEVHAWLTLAIADANADIPAGAAGKSPDTEIAGQAGERPE; from the coding sequence ATGACAGACGAAAGCGACAGCCTGAAGCTGGCGCTGCGCGGATCGTCTCCCGACGACCTGTCCCAGCCGCCCCCCTTGCGCCTTTCCTCGAAGGCCGCCCTTTTCCTCGATTTCGACGGAACCCTCGTCGATATCACCGCCCATCCCGACCATGTCGAGGTCGCCAGGGCCCTGCCCGGCCTGATCGAGACGCTGGGCGAACAACTCGAAGGCCGCCTCGCCTTGGTCAGCGGCCGCGCGCTCGAGGCGCTGGACCGCCTGCTGGGTCCGGTCGACGTTGCGATGGCCGGCTCTCACGGCGGCGAGTTTCGTCCTTGCCGCAATGCCGAAATCCACCCGCTCGCCGATCCGCTGCCCGAGACGATCGCCCGCCCGCTCGGCGCTTTCGCCCGGGACAACGGCGAACTGCTGGTCGAGCACAAGCCTTTCTCGATGGCGGTGCACTATCGCGGGCAGCCGGAAATGCACGCGCCGCTCCTTGCCCTGGCGCGGGACCTGGCAGAGGCCCATGGCGCCGGCGTCAAGGACGGCAAGATGGTCGTCGAAGTGGTCATGCCCGGATCGGACAAGGGCAGCGCCGTCGCGCGCTTCATGGACATGCCGCGCTTTGCCGGTTCCACCCCCTATTTCATCGGCGACGACGTGACCGACGAAGATGCCTTCAAGGCCGTCACCGCAATGGGCGGCGAAGGCATCCTGGTCGGCCCGATGCGTCAAACGGCGGCCTGTTGGCGGCTCGAAAGCGTCGAGGAGGTCCACGCGTGGCTCACCCTCGCTATCGCCGACGCCAACGCCGACATCCCGGCCGGTGCAGCCGGAAAGTCACCCGATACCGAAATTGCAGGCCAAGCAGGAGAACGCCCCGAATGA
- a CDS encoding mechanosensitive ion channel family protein: MSARCEPALPFRFFYHSMPEARGEAPIQTLDSITTFFAGQPAAYALVSLAGILLVAWFANWLAKKLVVRPVTMMIARTPLRNEANDVRKLVTHLANVVPAVILHQGIAVIAGLPPQAVVLVQVLSQAFIIFTLARALCDLLELANDAYELKPEAASRPIKGYLQVAKILIYAAAAILIVAALIGQSPLLLLSGLGALAAVIMLIFRDTILSLVASVQLRSNDMLRVGDWIEMPQLNADGDVIDIALHTVKVQNFDKTVTTIPTHKLISDSYRNWRFMREWGGRRIMRSLLIDQTTIDFLSREQWEDLRCFMLLEPYMAAKDKELAEWNAQNAVREGEDDRPVNRRRPTNVGTFRAYMLAYLEAHPRIARRGTLMVRQLAPTEKGLPLEIYCFTDTVDWGEYESIQGDIFDHLLAILPQFGLRLFQHPSGRDLAGLGEPLRGRLAPLSTD, encoded by the coding sequence TTGTCCGCGCGCTGCGAACCGGCGCTGCCGTTCCGGTTCTTCTATCACTCCATGCCAGAGGCACGCGGGGAGGCACCGATCCAGACGCTCGATTCCATCACTACGTTCTTTGCCGGTCAGCCGGCCGCCTATGCGCTTGTGTCGCTGGCCGGTATCCTGCTGGTCGCCTGGTTCGCCAACTGGCTGGCCAAGAAGCTGGTCGTGCGGCCGGTAACGATGATGATCGCGCGCACCCCGCTGCGCAACGAGGCGAACGACGTGCGCAAGCTCGTCACCCACCTCGCCAACGTGGTGCCGGCGGTCATCCTGCACCAGGGGATTGCCGTGATCGCGGGCCTGCCGCCGCAGGCCGTCGTGCTGGTGCAGGTCCTCTCGCAGGCCTTCATCATCTTTACCCTCGCGCGCGCGCTGTGCGATCTGCTCGAACTGGCCAACGATGCCTATGAACTGAAGCCCGAGGCGGCGAGCCGGCCGATCAAGGGCTATCTGCAGGTCGCGAAGATCCTGATCTATGCCGCCGCCGCGATCCTGATTGTCGCGGCACTGATCGGCCAGTCGCCGCTACTCCTGCTGTCCGGTCTGGGCGCGCTTGCCGCGGTGATCATGTTGATTTTCCGCGACACGATCCTCTCGCTCGTGGCTTCGGTACAGCTGCGCTCCAACGACATGCTGCGCGTGGGCGACTGGATCGAGATGCCGCAGCTCAATGCCGACGGCGACGTGATCGATATCGCGCTGCACACCGTCAAAGTGCAGAACTTCGACAAGACCGTCACGACGATCCCGACGCACAAGCTGATCTCCGATTCCTACCGCAACTGGCGATTCATGCGCGAATGGGGCGGCAGGCGCATCATGCGTTCGCTGCTGATCGACCAGACCACCATCGACTTCCTGAGCCGAGAGCAGTGGGAGGACTTGCGCTGTTTCATGCTGCTTGAGCCCTACATGGCCGCAAAGGACAAGGAGCTGGCCGAGTGGAACGCGCAGAATGCCGTGCGCGAGGGGGAGGACGACCGCCCGGTCAACCGCCGACGTCCGACCAATGTCGGCACCTTTCGCGCCTACATGCTTGCCTACCTCGAAGCGCACCCGCGCATCGCCCGTCGCGGCACGCTGATGGTTCGCCAGCTTGCGCCGACCGAAAAGGGCCTGCCGCTGGAGATCTACTGCTTCACCGATACCGTCGACTGGGGCGAATACGAGAGCATCCAGGGCGATATCTTCGACCATCTTCTTGCAATCCTGCCGCAATTCGGCCTGCGTCTGTTTCAGCATCCCAGCGGGCGCGACCTTGCGGGGTTGGGTGAGCCGTTGCGGGGACGGTTGGCTCCATTGTCGACAGATTAA
- a CDS encoding mannose-1-phosphate guanylyltransferase — MPTIVPVILCGGSGTRLWPRSRAAKPKPFLPLVGEQTLFEATLARCPAVAGFAGPIVVTGAKHLDHVEAQLGGRADAKVIVEPAARNTAAAIALAANRLPDDAIMLVCPSDHHIGRPQVFAEAALKAAALAEEGWLVSFGIEATAPETGFGYLKRGEPIDERGFRTAQFVEKPDLERAKAFLADGGYAWNGGIFAFRVGDFLAELAEHRPQIAQAVRESVAQGREEGARFHPDAETFAATESDSVDYAVMENTERAAMVPADMEWSDIGNWQALHDALNRDGNGNTVRGADAELVDCRNVLVDSDGPRVSVIGLEDVIVVVDGDDIVITTAAGVQKVGKLSGAVNQ; from the coding sequence ATGCCTACAATCGTTCCAGTCATTTTGTGCGGAGGCAGCGGTACGAGGCTGTGGCCGCGCAGCCGTGCCGCCAAGCCCAAGCCGTTCCTGCCCCTGGTAGGCGAACAGACCCTGTTCGAAGCCACCCTCGCGCGATGTCCTGCTGTTGCCGGGTTTGCCGGGCCGATTGTCGTGACTGGAGCCAAACACCTCGATCATGTCGAGGCGCAGCTGGGCGGTCGCGCCGATGCCAAGGTCATCGTCGAGCCGGCGGCGCGTAATACGGCTGCCGCCATCGCGCTGGCCGCCAATCGGTTGCCGGACGACGCGATCATGCTGGTGTGCCCCAGCGACCATCATATCGGCAGGCCGCAGGTCTTTGCCGAAGCAGCGCTCAAGGCCGCGGCGCTGGCGGAAGAGGGCTGGCTGGTCTCCTTCGGGATCGAGGCGACCGCGCCGGAAACCGGCTTCGGCTACCTTAAGCGCGGCGAACCGATCGACGAGAGGGGCTTCAGGACAGCGCAGTTCGTCGAAAAGCCGGATCTGGAAAGGGCCAAGGCCTTCCTGGCCGATGGTGGTTACGCCTGGAATGGAGGCATCTTTGCCTTCCGGGTGGGTGACTTCCTCGCCGAACTGGCGGAGCATCGGCCGCAGATCGCACAGGCAGTGCGCGAATCTGTCGCCCAGGGCCGGGAAGAGGGGGCACGCTTTCATCCCGACGCCGAAACGTTCGCTGCGACGGAAAGCGATTCTGTCGACTATGCGGTGATGGAAAACACCGAGCGGGCGGCCATGGTCCCGGCCGACATGGAGTGGTCGGACATTGGCAACTGGCAGGCCTTGCACGATGCGTTGAACCGTGACGGCAACGGCAACACCGTGCGCGGCGCCGACGCCGAACTGGTCGATTGCCGCAATGTCCTGGTCGACAGCGATGGCCCACGAGTCTCGGTTATCGGGCTCGAGGACGTGATCGTCGTCGTCGATGGCGACGACATCGTGATCACGACGGCCGCAGGCGTGCAGAAAGTCGGCAAGCTTTCGGGCGCGGTCAACCAATAG
- a CDS encoding HAD-IIB family hydrolase: MKQIVAFDLDGTLALSKQPLTDEMAQAMADLLEVAQVAVISGGDWPQFDKQVASRLPGHADLSRLWMLPTSGAKLYVHREGGWNAVYAELFSDEQKQAILDAFDASLEATGFVPEQTWGERIEDRGSQITFSALGQQAPLEAKEVWDPDFAKRKVIQADLIQRLPGVSINLGGATSVDVTQPGVDKAWGLRRLSEHSGVEERDILFIGDAIFPGGNDYPAKAMGLDTICVRDPADTANVIAAIVSCQKLA; encoded by the coding sequence ATGAAGCAAATCGTGGCATTCGATCTCGACGGGACTCTGGCTCTCAGCAAGCAGCCGCTTACCGACGAGATGGCGCAGGCCATGGCCGATCTTCTCGAAGTCGCTCAGGTTGCGGTGATTTCGGGCGGTGACTGGCCGCAATTCGACAAGCAGGTGGCCAGCCGGCTGCCCGGTCATGCCGACCTCTCGCGCCTGTGGATGCTGCCGACGAGCGGTGCCAAGCTCTATGTCCATCGCGAAGGCGGCTGGAACGCCGTCTATGCCGAACTCTTCAGCGACGAGCAGAAGCAGGCCATTCTCGATGCCTTCGACGCCTCGCTCGAAGCGACCGGCTTCGTGCCCGAACAGACCTGGGGGGAGCGGATCGAGGATCGCGGAAGCCAGATCACCTTTTCCGCGCTTGGCCAGCAGGCGCCGCTTGAGGCCAAGGAAGTCTGGGATCCCGATTTCGCCAAGCGCAAGGTGATTCAGGCCGACCTGATCCAGCGCCTGCCCGGCGTTTCGATCAATCTCGGCGGGGCAACATCCGTTGACGTGACCCAGCCCGGTGTCGACAAGGCCTGGGGGCTGCGGCGCCTGTCAGAGCATAGCGGCGTCGAGGAGCGCGACATCCTCTTCATCGGCGATGCCATTTTCCCGGGCGGCAACGACTATCCCGCCAAGGCGATGGGGCTCGACACGATCTGCGTGCGCGATCCGGCCGATACCGCCAATGTCATTGCGGCCATCGTATCCTGCCAGAAGCTGGCCTGA
- a CDS encoding Dps family protein — MTSKDNVQAALIDSLNGLLADTFALYVKTKNFHWHVKGPQFRDLHLLFDEHATEIFALTDLVAERVRKQGGKTLTSPDAISAKTRIKPQDSTDLDAMAMVRELRDDNLAYVERLREVKAAAGEAGDNATDGIVDDWTDQAEQRAWFLREILA, encoded by the coding sequence ATGACTTCCAAGGACAACGTACAGGCCGCGCTTATCGACAGCCTCAACGGGCTTCTGGCAGACACTTTCGCGCTCTATGTGAAGACCAAGAACTTTCACTGGCATGTGAAGGGCCCTCAGTTTCGTGACCTGCATCTGCTGTTCGACGAACATGCGACGGAAATCTTCGCGCTGACCGACCTTGTGGCGGAGCGCGTGCGCAAGCAGGGCGGAAAGACCCTCACCAGTCCCGATGCGATCTCGGCCAAGACCCGCATCAAGCCTCAGGATTCGACCGACCTCGATGCGATGGCGATGGTCAGGGAACTGCGTGACGACAATCTCGCCTATGTCGAGCGTCTGCGCGAAGTGAAGGCCGCGGCCGGCGAAGCGGGCGACAATGCCACCGACGGCATCGTCGACGACTGGACCGATCAGGCCGAACAGCGCGCCTGGTTCCTGCGCGAAATTCTCGCCTGA
- a CDS encoding 6-phosphogluconolactonase, whose translation MPKIQIIENADDKAIAEWFAQRLRAALSLTSDQIAVTVPGGSTPFPIFDLLAKMNLPWHRIAVWPGDDRIVEEEHPASNVGKIRSRLEPVGAQIVPLTEDAQPPHFAVAWLGMGGDGHIASLFPNTDPQANDRYAVRRLTPDPLPPEAPFDRVSLTIPSLLDSDEIMFVIRGADKRAVLDGAIRGEHDLPVARLLGAARHKVTCFC comes from the coding sequence ATGCCCAAGATCCAGATTATCGAGAACGCCGACGACAAGGCGATTGCCGAATGGTTCGCGCAGCGCCTGCGGGCGGCCCTGTCGCTCACCTCCGACCAGATCGCCGTGACCGTGCCGGGCGGATCGACGCCGTTTCCGATCTTCGACCTGCTGGCGAAGATGAACCTGCCCTGGCACCGCATTGCCGTGTGGCCGGGTGACGACCGTATCGTCGAAGAGGAACATCCCGCCTCGAACGTCGGCAAGATCCGCTCCCGCCTCGAACCGGTCGGGGCGCAGATCGTTCCGTTGACGGAGGACGCACAGCCCCCGCATTTCGCCGTCGCGTGGTTGGGGATGGGCGGTGACGGGCACATTGCCTCGCTCTTTCCGAACACCGATCCGCAGGCCAACGATCGTTATGCGGTGCGGCGCCTGACGCCCGACCCGCTTCCGCCAGAAGCGCCGTTCGATCGCGTGAGCCTGACGATCCCCTCGCTGCTCGACAGCGACGAGATCATGTTCGTCATCCGCGGCGCCGACAAGCGCGCGGTCCTCGACGGCGCGATTCGGGGCGAGCACGATCTTCCGGTCGCCCGCCTGCTGGGTGCTGCCCGCCACAAGGTGACCTGCTTTTGCTGA
- a CDS encoding NUDIX domain-containing protein: MIWTLRRPTVEGVRVLAFDARGHLLMQRHSYGPDDWMFPGGGLDRGEHPLVAAERELREETGCKLDGAREIQTVVEDLFGATNIVHVVIGRTDSVPVPDAREVIEAEFFPLDSLPERMTDDLRQGLQLWMETYRRACAEGTPASK, translated from the coding sequence ATGATCTGGACCCTCCGGCGGCCGACCGTCGAGGGCGTTCGCGTGCTTGCGTTCGATGCGCGCGGCCATTTGTTGATGCAACGTCACTCTTATGGTCCGGACGACTGGATGTTTCCCGGCGGCGGCTTGGACAGGGGCGAGCATCCCCTTGTCGCCGCCGAAAGAGAGCTTCGCGAGGAGACAGGCTGCAAACTCGACGGTGCGCGTGAGATCCAGACGGTAGTCGAGGACCTGTTTGGCGCCACGAACATTGTCCATGTCGTGATCGGACGAACGGACAGCGTGCCGGTGCCCGACGCTCGTGAGGTCATCGAGGCAGAATTCTTTCCCCTCGATTCGCTGCCCGAGCGCATGACGGACGATCTGCGGCAGGGTCTGCAGCTCTGGATGGAAACGTACAGGCGGGCCTGCGCCGAAGGGACGCCCGCCTCTAAGTAG
- the dinB gene encoding DNA polymerase IV, which produces MSPRDGESADGEEEADGLRKIIHVDMDAFYASVEQRDDPELRGKPVAVGGSSGRGVVAAASYEARKFGVRSAMPSTRAARQCPGLIFRKPRFEVYRAVSQQIRAIFHEYTPHVEPLSLDEAYLDVTADLKGLGSATRIAEEIRRRIKSETGLTASAGVSYNKFLAKLASDQNKPDGLCVIRPGEGAAFVAMLPVRRFHGVGPRGAEKMARLGIETGADLRGKDIHFLRQHFGSFAEYLYRAARGVDLRQVRANRPRKSVGGERTFFEDIARADALRETMDSIIDIVWDRIERAETRGRTITLKLRYADFRTITRARSLSHFVTGKEEFGQIGHALLDDLMPLPQPIRLMGLTLSALEREEAVARDAKDGQLSLL; this is translated from the coding sequence ATGTCACCGCGTGATGGAGAATCGGCAGACGGCGAGGAAGAGGCCGACGGCCTTCGCAAGATCATCCATGTCGATATGGATGCCTTCTATGCCAGCGTCGAACAGCGAGACGATCCCGAGCTGCGCGGAAAGCCGGTCGCAGTCGGCGGCTCATCCGGGCGCGGCGTCGTGGCGGCCGCCAGTTACGAAGCACGCAAGTTCGGCGTTCGCTCTGCCATGCCTTCCACTCGGGCGGCGAGGCAATGCCCCGGCCTGATCTTCCGCAAGCCGCGCTTCGAAGTCTATCGCGCCGTCAGCCAGCAGATCCGGGCGATATTTCACGAGTACACGCCGCATGTCGAACCGCTCTCGCTCGACGAAGCCTATCTGGATGTTACCGCAGACCTCAAGGGGTTGGGCTCGGCCACCCGCATTGCCGAGGAAATCCGCCGCCGCATCAAATCCGAAACCGGGCTGACCGCCAGCGCCGGAGTTTCCTACAACAAGTTCCTTGCCAAGCTGGCCAGCGACCAGAACAAGCCGGACGGGCTGTGCGTGATACGCCCCGGAGAAGGCGCGGCCTTCGTGGCCATGTTGCCCGTGCGCCGCTTCCACGGCGTGGGTCCGCGCGGGGCCGAAAAGATGGCGCGACTGGGCATCGAAACCGGTGCGGACCTGCGCGGGAAGGACATCCACTTCCTGCGCCAGCATTTCGGCAGCTTTGCCGAATACCTCTACCGCGCCGCCCGCGGTGTCGACCTGCGGCAGGTCCGCGCCAATCGCCCACGCAAGTCGGTGGGAGGCGAGAGGACCTTCTTCGAGGACATTGCCCGGGCAGATGCGCTGCGCGAAACGATGGACTCGATCATCGACATCGTCTGGGACCGCATCGAACGCGCCGAGACGCGCGGGCGCACGATCACCCTGAAGCTGCGCTACGCCGACTTCCGCACGATCACCCGCGCCCGGTCGCTTTCCCATTTCGTGACGGGCAAGGAAGAATTCGGACAGATCGGCCATGCCCTGCTGGATGACCTCATGCCCCTGCCCCAGCCGATCCGGCTGATGGGCCTGACCCTGTCGGCCCTCGAACGCGAAGAAGCCGTCGCAAGGGACGCGAAGGACGGACAACTCTCGTTGCTCTGA
- a CDS encoding multidrug effflux MFS transporter, translated as MSTPQAKTDSVPSSGVEFVILLASFQALQGLAIDVMLPALGSISADLKLTDPNDRQLIVGVFLICSGLGSLIPGSLADRFGRKPVLTFSLCAYVLASLACAVASDFTLLLVARGLMGGLSAALMVMPMTIIRDRFEGDQMARMQSLVAMTFMVIPMIAPMLGQTVMLFAGWRWIFGIMAVLGTAVMIWMLLRLPETLDPEHRQEIRPVVILRNMASALTVRESIGYIVGMALVQSALFGYINSAQQLVGEHFGAGLMFPMIFGGMALVMAVANFANSRIVERYGARRVSQSALIAYIVAAAVHLGIAMSGSDTLWVFVPLMTFSICMMAFISANFQSISLQPFARTAGAASSIMSFIRLLVGASLGALIGQAYDGTARPIFASMLVAGAVSLAAVIYSERGKLFRRLNYPPGYYPPGKRP; from the coding sequence ATGTCGACCCCCCAGGCAAAAACGGATTCTGTTCCGAGCTCCGGCGTGGAGTTTGTCATCCTGCTCGCGTCATTCCAGGCGCTGCAGGGGCTTGCGATTGACGTCATGCTGCCGGCGCTCGGGTCGATTTCAGCCGATCTGAAGCTGACCGATCCCAACGATCGCCAGCTCATAGTCGGCGTGTTTCTCATATGCAGCGGGCTGGGTTCTCTGATCCCCGGCTCGCTGGCCGACCGTTTCGGCCGCAAGCCGGTGCTTACCTTTTCCCTGTGCGCCTATGTTCTGGCATCGCTCGCCTGCGCAGTGGCCTCGGACTTCACGCTGCTGTTGGTCGCGCGGGGCCTGATGGGGGGCTTGAGCGCTGCCCTGATGGTCATGCCGATGACGATCATTCGCGACCGCTTCGAAGGCGACCAGATGGCGCGCATGCAGTCGCTGGTGGCAATGACATTCATGGTTATTCCGATGATCGCGCCGATGCTGGGCCAGACGGTCATGCTGTTCGCCGGATGGCGCTGGATCTTCGGTATCATGGCAGTGCTGGGTACGGCCGTGATGATCTGGATGCTGCTGCGCCTGCCCGAGACGCTCGATCCTGAGCACAGGCAGGAAATTCGCCCGGTCGTCATCCTGCGCAACATGGCCTCGGCGCTGACCGTGCGCGAATCGATCGGCTATATCGTCGGGATGGCGCTCGTTCAGTCGGCGCTGTTCGGTTACATCAACAGCGCGCAGCAGTTGGTCGGAGAGCATTTCGGGGCAGGCCTCATGTTCCCGATGATCTTTGGCGGCATGGCGCTGGTCATGGCCGTCGCCAACTTCGCGAATTCGCGCATCGTCGAACGCTACGGCGCACGGCGCGTCTCGCAGTCTGCTCTGATCGCCTACATCGTCGCCGCAGCCGTTCATCTGGGCATAGCGATGAGCGGGTCGGACACCTTGTGGGTCTTCGTGCCGCTGATGACATTCAGTATCTGCATGATGGCGTTCATCAGCGCCAACTTCCAGTCGATCAGCCTGCAGCCTTTCGCTCGTACCGCGGGGGCGGCTTCTTCGATCATGTCTTTCATTCGCCTTCTGGTCGGCGCTTCGCTCGGCGCGCTGATCGGCCAGGCCTATGACGGGACGGCACGGCCGATCTTCGCCTCGATGCTGGTGGCCGGCGCAGTCTCCCTGGCAGCGGTGATCTATTCGGAACGCGGAAAACTGTTCCGCAGGCTCAACTATCCGCCGGGCTACTACCCGCCGGGCAAGCGGCCCTGA
- a CDS encoding phytoene/squalene synthase family protein, whose product MTATRSELVAAARQSIRKGSKSFAAASRLFDRTTRERVWLLYAWCRACDDIADNQDHGHASIPGASRLDPEARLATIRTLTELAIAGEQTGSMAFDALAQLLREVPLTRAMIEDVIAGFALDAAEWRPRSEADMLRYCYHVAGAVGVLMAAVMGVSPDDDDTLDRACDLGIAFQLANIVRDVWEDDAAGRCYLPVEWLAEADIPPGEVTKPHYRHALVPMVARACELARGYEASARVGATRLALRQRWAVLSAANIYGGIARKVEALGAHAWDHRVTTTRPEKLGMLLKAFGEACLTPAPAANPALSRRELAALARR is encoded by the coding sequence ATGACCGCGACACGCAGCGAACTCGTCGCGGCGGCGCGCCAGTCGATCCGCAAGGGCTCGAAGAGCTTTGCGGCGGCCAGTCGCCTGTTCGATCGCACCACGCGCGAACGCGTCTGGCTGCTCTACGCCTGGTGCCGCGCCTGCGACGACATCGCCGACAACCAGGACCACGGTCACGCAAGCATCCCCGGCGCCTCCCGGCTCGATCCCGAGGCGCGGCTGGCGACGATCCGGACCCTGACCGAACTGGCCATCGCCGGCGAACAGACCGGCAGCATGGCGTTCGACGCGCTGGCCCAGCTCCTGCGCGAAGTGCCCCTCACCCGCGCGATGATCGAGGACGTCATTGCCGGGTTCGCGCTCGACGCGGCCGAATGGCGTCCCCGCAGCGAGGCGGACATGCTGCGCTACTGCTATCACGTCGCGGGCGCCGTCGGCGTGCTGATGGCCGCCGTAATGGGCGTTTCTCCCGATGACGACGACACGCTGGACCGGGCCTGCGACCTGGGGATAGCCTTTCAGCTGGCCAATATCGTGCGCGACGTCTGGGAAGACGATGCCGCCGGGCGCTGCTACCTGCCGGTCGAATGGCTGGCCGAGGCGGACATTCCGCCCGGCGAAGTCACCAAGCCGCATTACCGGCATGCCCTCGTGCCGATGGTGGCACGGGCCTGCGAGCTGGCCCGCGGCTACGAGGCATCGGCGCGCGTCGGCGCGACCCGCCTAGCCTTACGCCAGCGCTGGGCGGTGTTGTCCGCGGCAAACATCTACGGCGGCATCGCGCGCAAGGTGGAAGCGCTGGGCGCACATGCCTGGGACCACCGGGTCACCACCACGCGACCGGAAAAGCTGGGGATGCTGCTCAAGGCTTTCGGTGAAGCGTGCCTTACGCCAGCTCCGGCCGCGAACCCTGCGCTTTCGCGCAGGGAACTGGCCGCACTGGCACGGCGCTAG